The following coding sequences are from one Musa acuminata AAA Group cultivar baxijiao chromosome BXJ1-6, Cavendish_Baxijiao_AAA, whole genome shotgun sequence window:
- the LOC135676566 gene encoding protein transport protein SEC23 A-like produces MDTPTRPPPPPGSSAAVASPNTPTPRPERRPTPPAFSSPLSARFSPQIPQQDRLPLSSSRTPGSLSSGEGVHHTSSPVPQFSTPPGPPIFSSPLRPAAVPFQASPATPQPVAFSWGSSLPTSSSPPYSNGSSELPLHHSADVDESTLESPYVLFSAHKVLKRKKLANVPSLGFGALVSPGREIAPGPEVVHHEPHRCQTCGAYSNLYCEILVGSGQWQCVICKNLNSSNGEYIAPSKEDLRHWPELSSSAIDYVQNGNRPGFVPVSDTRITAPIFLVIDECLDEAHLQHLQGSLHAFADSLPPTMRLGIITYGRSVSVFDFSEGSVASADVLPGDKSPSQESLKALLYGTGIYLSPVHASLPVVHTIFSSLRPYKLNLPEASRDRCLGTAVEVALAIIRGPSADRTRGIIKRSGGNCRVLVCSGGPNTYGPGSVPHSFSHPNYAYMEKTAMKWMDHLGQEALRHNTTVDILCAGTCPVRIPILQPLAKSSGGVLILHDDFGEAFGVNLQRASSRAAGSHGLFEIRCSDDILVTQVIGPGEEAAVDSHETFKRDSSFCIQMHSVEETQSFALSMETKGDIKNDYVYFQFAVRYSNIYHTDISRVITVRLPTVDSVSMYLRSIQENAAAVLIAKRTLLHAKTFSDAIDMRLTVDERVKDIAVKYGSQLPKSRLYRFPQELSTLPESLFHLRRGPLLGNIVGHEDERSVLRNLFLNASFDLSLRMLAPRCLMHREGGTFEELPAYDLAMQSNVAVVLDHGTEIFIWLGAELAAQEGKSAAALAACRTLAEELTEHRFPAPRILAFKEGSSQARYFVSRLIPAHKDPPYEQEARFPQLRTLTPEQRTRLKSSFLHFDDYSFCEWMRSLKLVPPEPS; encoded by the exons ATGGATACTCCAACACGGCCACCTCCTCCTCCCGGCTCCTCTGCAGCGGTTGCTTCTCCTAACACCCCGACACCTCGCCCTGAGCGGCGGCCTACACCCCCTGCGTTCTCCTCCCCATTATCAGCAAGATTTTCGCCTCAGATACCCCAGCAAGACCGGCTGCCTCTGTCATCGTCACGGACGCCTGGCTCGCTGTCATCAGGTGAAGGAGTTCATCATACCAGTAGTCCAGTTCCTCAGTTCAGCACTCCTCCTGGCCCACCTATCTTCTCCTCGCCCTTGCGGCCTGCAGCTGTGCCTTTCCAAGCATCACCGGCAACTCCTCAGCCAGTAGCTTTCTCATGGGGCTCATCTTTGCCCACCTCTTCTTCACCTCCTTATTCTAACGGATCCAGTGAGCTGCCACTGCATCACTCTGCTGATGTTGATGAGTCTACGCTTGAGTCCCCGTATGTGCTTTTTTCTGCTCACAAG GTGTTGAAACGTAAAAAACTAGCAAATGTGCCAAGCTTGGGATTTGGAGCTTTGGTCTCCCCTGGAAGAGAAATTGCACCTGGTCCTGAGGTTGTACACCATGAACCTCACCGGTGCCAAACTTGTGGAGCTTATTCAAACCTTTACTGTGAAATTTTGGTTGGATCCGGACAGTGGCAATGTGTAATTTGTAAGAATTTGAACAGCAGTAATGGGGAATATATAGCTCCCAGTAAGGAAGACCTTCGGCACTGGCCTGAGCTCTCTTCCTCAGCTATTGACTATGTTCAGAATGGAAATAGGCCAGGGTTTGTTCCAGTTTCTGACACAAGAATTACTGCACCTATATTTCTTGTCATTGATGAATGCTTGGATGAAGCACACCTCCAGCATCTGCAAGGTTCTTTGCATGCTTTTGCGGATTCTCTTCCCCCTACTATGAGACTTGGTATCATTACATATGGACGAAGCGTGTcagtatttgatttttcagagGGATCAGTGGCATCGGCTGATGTACTGCCAGGTGACAAGTCACCCAGCCAAGAATCTCTAAAAGCTCTGTTATATGGCACTGGCATCTATTTGTCGCCTGTACATGCTTCACTTCCTGTGGTGCACACGATATTTTCATCTCTAAGACCATACAAACTCAACTTGCCTGAAGCATCTCGAGACCGATGCCTTGGTACAGCAGTGGAGGTTGCTCTAGCAATAATTCGAGGACCATCTGCTGATAGGACACGTGGAATTATCAAAAGATCAGGAGGCAACTGCAGAGTCTTGGTGTGTTCTGGTGGTCCCAATACTTATGGACCTGGATCGGTTCCACATTCATTTTCTCATCCGAATTATGCATACATGGAGAAGACAGCTATGAAATGGATGGATCATCTTGGTCAAGAGGCACTTCGGCATAACACTACGGTGGATATTCTTTGTGCTGGAACTTGTCCAGTGAGAATTCCCATTCTGCAGCCTCTAGCAAAAAGCTCTGGTGGCGTGCTGATACTTCATGATGACTTTGGAGAGGCATTTGGTGTTAATTTGCAAAGAGCATCTTCCAGGGCAGCTGGTTCGCACGGTTTGTTTGAGATTCGCTGTTCTGATGATATTCTTGTGACTCAAGTTATTGGGCCAGGAGAAGAGGCAGCAGTTGATTCTCATGAAACATTTAAAAGAGACTCATCTTTTTGCATTCAGATGCATAGCGTTGAAGAAACACAGAGCTTTGCGCTGTCTATGGAAACTAAAGGTGATATTAAGAATGACTATGTTTATTTCCAGTTTGCAGTTCGTTATTCGAATATTTATCACACAGACATTTCTAGAGTGATTACTGTGAGGTTACCTACCGTGGATAGTGTGTCCATGTATCTCCGGAGCATACAGGAAAATGCTGCTGCAGTTCTTATTGCTAAGAGGACTCTCTTGCATGCAAAAACTTTTTCTGATGCTATAGATATGAGACTTACAGTAGATGAGAGAGTTAAGGACATCGCTGTAAAGTATGGTTCTCAACTACCCAAATCTAGGCTTTATCGGTTTCCTCAGGAGTTATCAACTCTGCCTGAAAGCTTATTTCATCTGAGAAGGGGACCACTATTAGGAAATATTGTTGGTCATGAGGATGAAAGATCTGTCTTAAGAAATTTGTTTCtgaatgcatcatttgatttgtcTCTTCGGATGTTGGCCCCACGTTGTCTAATGCATCGAGAAGGAGGTACTTTTGAGGAGCTACCAGCATATGACCTTGCCATGCAGTCGAATGTGGCCGTGGTGCTTGACCATGGAACAGAGATATTCATATGGTTG gGTGCTGAGCTTGCAGCTCAAGAAGGAAAAAGTGCAGCTGCCTTAGCAGCATGCAGAACATTGGCAGAGGAGCTGACTGAACACCGTTTTCCAGCTCCTCGGATCCTTGCATTCAAA GAGGGGAGCTCTCAGGCTCGTTATTTTGTTTCTCGCTTGATTCCAGCACACAAGGATCCTCCTTATGAGCAG